A window of the Syntrophothermus lipocalidus DSM 12680 genome harbors these coding sequences:
- a CDS encoding ABC transporter substrate-binding protein: MKKLVPLMLAFLMTLVLVTGGGCSSQTEKKSPTPPPEKLTVNVAALRGPTALSMVKMMESKPALGEEVTTNYQILETPDLLTSKLVSKEVDIAALPTNMAASLYNKGVPYQLAAMSSWGVMYAVSNGETVNSWADLKGKTVYVVGKGATPDIVFRFLLSKNGLNPDTDVKLDYTLDQVQAAQSLIAGRIKLAVLPEPWVTQALKGSNTCKVILDLQEEWKKVVGKDVALAQTCLVVKKDLAAKHPNVVAAFLSAYKDSIDWANQNPSAAGQLAEKLGVGMKAPVAEAAIPRCNLRYEDAQTSKPAVEAFLKVLYDYAPQSIGGKMPDNDFYYKE; this comes from the coding sequence GTGAAAAAGCTTGTTCCTTTGATGCTAGCTTTCCTGATGACCCTGGTATTGGTCACGGGTGGCGGGTGTTCCAGCCAGACCGAAAAAAAATCCCCTACTCCACCACCCGAGAAACTGACGGTTAACGTCGCGGCTTTGCGCGGACCCACTGCCTTGAGCATGGTCAAGATGATGGAATCGAAACCCGCTCTGGGCGAAGAAGTAACTACCAACTACCAGATCCTCGAGACCCCGGATCTGCTCACTTCTAAGCTGGTATCGAAGGAAGTCGACATCGCCGCCCTCCCCACTAACATGGCCGCTTCTCTTTACAACAAAGGAGTTCCCTACCAACTGGCGGCCATGAGCTCATGGGGAGTTATGTACGCCGTATCAAACGGCGAAACGGTAAACAGCTGGGCGGATCTAAAGGGTAAGACCGTCTACGTGGTAGGCAAGGGCGCAACGCCGGATATAGTTTTTCGTTTTCTCTTGTCCAAAAACGGCCTGAATCCGGATACAGATGTGAAGCTCGACTATACACTGGACCAGGTACAAGCAGCCCAGAGCCTGATTGCAGGCCGAATCAAGCTAGCGGTTTTACCTGAGCCTTGGGTCACCCAGGCCTTAAAGGGCAGCAATACCTGCAAGGTGATACTCGACCTGCAAGAGGAGTGGAAAAAAGTGGTCGGCAAGGACGTGGCCTTAGCCCAAACCTGCCTGGTAGTAAAAAAAGACCTGGCAGCAAAACACCCGAACGTCGTTGCCGCGTTCCTGTCCGCGTATAAAGATTCCATCGACTGGGCCAATCAAAACCCGAGCGCAGCCGGTCAACTTGCGGAAAAGCTGGGAGTTGGCATGAAAGCCCCGGTAGCAGAAGCGGCTATTCCCCGGTGCAACCTGCGGTATGAAGATGCTCAAACCAGCAAACCTGCAGTCGAAGCTTTTCTTAAGGTGCTCTATGATTATGCTCCTCAAAGCATAGGGGGTAAAATGCCTGATAATGACTTCTACTATAAAGAATAG
- a CDS encoding aspartate-semialdehyde dehydrogenase produces MAMVKMAVVGATGAVGREMLKVLEERDFPVGELVCLADPKEEGNRVKFKDEDVIVRGASPEAFSGIDIVLLAVASEISEALAPEAVKRGCVVIDNSYAFRLREGVPLVVPEVNAGDVGQHQGIIANPNCSTIIMVVAVNPIHQAAGIKRIVVSTYQAVSGAGILGIEELTRQTRAALEEREEKPEVFQYPIAFNLIPHIDTFQENGYTKEEMKMVWETRKIMHLPDLRVSPTTVRVPVYRSHSESINIETERKISAEEARGILAKAPGVVVQDDPGAGVYPMPLYTSFRDEVFVGRIREDVSVERGLNLWVAADQIRKGAATNAVQIAEIVVRENLF; encoded by the coding sequence ATGGCAATGGTTAAGATGGCGGTGGTAGGGGCAACCGGTGCAGTAGGACGCGAGATGCTGAAGGTGTTGGAGGAAAGGGATTTCCCAGTTGGGGAACTCGTATGCTTGGCTGATCCCAAAGAAGAGGGTAACCGAGTTAAATTTAAAGACGAAGATGTGATAGTGCGAGGGGCGTCCCCGGAGGCGTTTTCTGGGATAGATATCGTGCTCTTGGCAGTGGCGAGTGAAATAAGCGAGGCACTGGCCCCGGAAGCCGTTAAAAGGGGATGTGTGGTCATAGACAACAGCTACGCGTTTCGTTTACGCGAGGGCGTGCCGCTGGTGGTTCCTGAGGTTAATGCAGGCGACGTCGGTCAACATCAGGGCATTATAGCTAACCCCAACTGCTCTACCATCATAATGGTGGTAGCCGTAAATCCCATTCACCAGGCTGCAGGGATCAAAAGAATTGTGGTATCTACGTACCAAGCTGTATCCGGTGCCGGGATCTTAGGGATAGAAGAACTTACTAGGCAAACCAGAGCAGCGCTTGAGGAGAGAGAGGAGAAACCCGAAGTTTTTCAGTACCCGATAGCGTTTAACCTTATTCCCCATATAGATACATTCCAAGAGAACGGATATACGAAAGAAGAAATGAAAATGGTGTGGGAAACCAGGAAGATCATGCATCTGCCAGACCTGCGGGTATCGCCGACGACGGTTCGGGTCCCAGTATACCGCAGTCATTCCGAGTCTATCAATATCGAAACCGAAAGAAAGATATCGGCCGAAGAGGCGCGGGGAATACTGGCCAAAGCGCCTGGAGTGGTGGTGCAAGACGATCCTGGGGCCGGGGTATATCCCATGCCTCTTTATACTTCCTTCCGAGACGAGGTTTTTGTGGGGAGGATAAGGGAGGATGTTTCTGTCGAACGCGGGCTTAACCTATGGGTTGCCGCAGACCAGATCAGAAAAGGCGCGGCCACTAACGCCGTGCAGATCGCTGAGATAGTGGTACGGGAAAACCTCTTCTAA
- a CDS encoding CBS domain-containing protein, which translates to MIQAKDIMTQDVKVVNTDDSVGGVIRCFLEEGITSAVVVDNDNKVKGIVTDGDILAAVRQRRPVVVDVMSYFWAVGDDEDFVAKTDAVKQKKVKEIMTKHVVTVTEDTSIPEIARLMVENGIKQIPVVQSGRIVGLIRRKDIVKAVAEAAGEL; encoded by the coding sequence TTGATTCAAGCGAAGGATATCATGACCCAGGATGTAAAAGTTGTGAATACAGACGACAGCGTGGGCGGAGTCATCCGGTGTTTCTTGGAAGAGGGGATTACCAGCGCGGTGGTGGTAGACAATGACAACAAGGTTAAGGGGATAGTTACCGACGGTGATATACTGGCCGCTGTCCGGCAACGCCGTCCGGTGGTCGTGGACGTCATGAGTTATTTTTGGGCCGTGGGAGATGATGAGGACTTCGTTGCCAAGACGGACGCTGTTAAACAGAAAAAAGTGAAAGAAATAATGACCAAGCACGTGGTTACAGTAACGGAAGACACAAGTATTCCCGAAATCGCACGTCTGATGGTAGAAAACGGCATAAAACAGATACCTGTGGTGCAGTCAGGCCGAATAGTGGGCTTGATAAGGCGCAAAGACATCGTAAAGGCCGTAGCCGAGGCCGCGGGAGAACTATAA
- the dapA gene encoding 4-hydroxy-tetrahydrodipicolinate synthase produces MAVIRVLKSRLLTAMVTPYDDQLQVDLDKAKRLAKHLAETGSEGIVVCGTTGESPVLSAEEKLSLFAAVKEEVGDKVEVWAGTGSNNTNASVELTRSASRLGVNGIMAVTPYYNKPSQNGLYEHFRAIAEATDLPVMLYNVPGRTGVNLLPETVKKLAEMENIVAVKEASGNLDQVSQLRTLVPDDFTIYSGDDSLTLPMLAVGASGVVSIASHIAGKRIKEMIDAFFNGEVVRACRLHGELFPLFKGLFITTNPIPLKEALNMMGLDVGGLRLPLTGATDSEKAQIRRMLTEMGYLK; encoded by the coding sequence ATGGCGGTGATCAGAGTGTTAAAGTCAAGACTTCTGACGGCGATGGTTACTCCTTACGACGATCAGTTGCAGGTTGATCTCGACAAAGCTAAAAGACTGGCAAAACACCTGGCAGAAACGGGCAGCGAAGGCATAGTGGTTTGCGGGACAACTGGCGAGTCTCCGGTATTGTCGGCAGAGGAAAAGCTGAGTTTGTTCGCGGCGGTTAAAGAAGAGGTCGGGGATAAGGTTGAGGTTTGGGCGGGAACCGGCTCCAACAATACCAATGCTTCTGTGGAGCTGACGCGAAGTGCCAGCAGATTAGGGGTAAATGGGATTATGGCAGTTACCCCTTACTACAACAAACCTTCGCAGAACGGGCTCTACGAGCATTTTCGGGCTATCGCCGAGGCGACCGATTTGCCAGTGATGCTGTATAACGTGCCAGGGAGAACTGGAGTGAATTTGTTGCCCGAGACGGTCAAAAAGCTGGCTGAAATGGAGAACATCGTCGCGGTCAAGGAAGCTAGTGGAAATCTGGACCAGGTATCGCAGTTGAGAACGCTGGTCCCGGACGATTTTACGATTTATTCGGGTGATGATTCCCTGACCTTGCCTATGCTGGCTGTGGGGGCGTCAGGGGTAGTGAGTATAGCGAGCCACATTGCGGGGAAGCGTATTAAAGAGATGATCGACGCTTTCTTTAACGGTGAAGTTGTGAGAGCCTGCCGCTTGCACGGGGAGTTGTTTCCTCTATTTAAGGGCCTTTTCATTACTACCAATCCAATTCCCTTAAAAGAAGCTCTGAACATGATGGGTCTGGATGTTGGCGGGCTTAGGTTGCCGTTAACCGGGGCTACGGACAGCGAGAAAGCCCAAATTCGCCGCATGCTTACGGAGATGGGGTACCTGAAATAG
- a CDS encoding ribonuclease J, with amino-acid sequence MLIELDRIYVIPLGGLGEIGKNMMLVRYQDNIVVIDAGLMFPEEELLGIDIVIPDMTYLFENRDKVKAVLVTHGHEDHVGALPYLLREIDVPIYGTKLTIGIIEAKLREHGLTGARLNIVKPRDKINVGPLEAEFIRVSHSIPDTLAIAIHSPVGTILHTGDFKLDQTPVDGEVVDFRKFAELGEKGVLLMLSDSTNAERPGYTMSERVVGNTFDELFGRCEGRIIITTFASNVHRIQQAINTACKYNRKVAVVGRSMINNVNIARELGYIAIPEGTLVDVELINRYPDNQLVIVTTGSQGEPMSALTRMATAEHRWVSIQPGDTVIISATPIPGNEKLVARTIDMLYKQGAEVVYGPATGVHVSGHASQEELKIMVNLIRPRYFIPIHGEYRHLKKHARLAENLGIPRSRIFVVENGQVIEVGRKKAGVIGKVTSGRVLVDGLGVGDVGNIVLRDRKQLSSDGIIIVVVTINKETGTVIAGPDIVSRGFVYVRESEQLIEEAREKVREALLVCEKKGATEWASIKSHVREALSKYLYEKTKRRPMILPIIMEV; translated from the coding sequence GTGTTAATCGAGTTAGACAGGATATATGTCATTCCCCTGGGCGGCTTAGGGGAGATTGGCAAGAACATGATGCTGGTACGATACCAGGACAATATCGTTGTTATCGACGCGGGTCTGATGTTCCCAGAAGAGGAACTGCTCGGTATAGACATCGTTATACCGGATATGACCTATCTGTTCGAGAATCGGGATAAGGTAAAGGCTGTTTTGGTAACTCACGGCCACGAAGATCACGTCGGGGCCTTGCCCTATCTGCTTCGCGAGATCGACGTTCCAATTTACGGCACTAAGCTGACCATAGGAATTATCGAGGCAAAGCTGCGGGAACATGGCTTGACGGGTGCCCGGCTTAACATCGTCAAACCCAGGGATAAAATAAATGTCGGACCGTTAGAAGCGGAATTCATCCGGGTAAGTCATAGTATACCTGATACTTTGGCCATCGCCATCCATTCTCCGGTTGGAACCATCTTGCACACCGGGGATTTCAAACTGGATCAAACCCCGGTTGACGGAGAGGTTGTGGACTTCCGAAAGTTCGCGGAACTCGGAGAAAAGGGCGTACTGCTGATGTTGTCGGACAGCACCAACGCGGAAAGGCCGGGTTATACGATGTCGGAGCGGGTGGTTGGGAACACCTTCGATGAGCTCTTCGGGCGGTGTGAAGGCAGGATCATAATAACCACCTTTGCTTCCAACGTGCACCGCATTCAACAAGCAATTAATACGGCCTGCAAGTACAACCGTAAGGTGGCGGTGGTCGGGCGGAGTATGATAAATAACGTGAATATCGCTCGAGAGCTCGGATACATCGCTATTCCTGAAGGAACGCTGGTTGATGTGGAATTGATCAACCGGTACCCGGACAACCAGTTGGTGATTGTTACTACAGGCTCGCAAGGAGAGCCTATGTCGGCACTTACCAGGATGGCGACGGCTGAGCACCGTTGGGTTTCGATTCAGCCAGGGGACACGGTAATCATTTCTGCTACGCCCATACCCGGCAACGAGAAACTAGTGGCTCGGACTATCGACATGCTGTACAAACAGGGGGCAGAGGTTGTCTACGGACCGGCTACCGGGGTCCATGTTTCCGGACACGCCAGTCAAGAAGAGCTAAAGATAATGGTAAACTTGATAAGGCCCCGCTACTTCATACCTATTCACGGCGAATACAGGCATCTGAAGAAGCACGCGCGGTTGGCGGAAAACCTGGGTATTCCCCGGTCCAGGATATTCGTAGTAGAAAACGGTCAGGTGATAGAGGTAGGGAGGAAAAAGGCGGGGGTGATAGGGAAAGTCACTTCGGGAAGGGTGCTGGTTGACGGTCTAGGAGTTGGAGATGTCGGAAACATCGTGCTTCGCGACCGCAAGCAGCTTTCCTCTGATGGGATCATCATAGTGGTAGTGACTATAAACAAAGAAACAGGAACAGTCATAGCAGGACCGGACATCGTCAGTCGGGGATTTGTTTACGTGAGGGAATCTGAACAGTTGATCGAGGAAGCCAGAGAAAAAGTCAGAGAGGCTTTGCTCGTGTGTGAGAAGAAGGGCGCAACCGAATGGGCCAGTATCAAGTCTCACGTCAGGGAAGCCTTGAGCAAATATCTGTACGAAAAGACCAAACGAAGGCCCATGATACTGCCGATAATTATGGAGGTTTAA
- a CDS encoding ABC transporter permease, with protein sequence MTSTIKNSLVTLGSIFFLFLVWKILSLVIGAEIILPAPETTMRDLVNAVRSAAFWQSVEATVYRGLAGFLVSCLAGAVTGFLAGFNSVVFWALQPFMTVIRTTPVMSFILLALIWFRTELVPIFVSFLIAFPIIFDNVVQGIKNVDRQLVEMARLFRVKPWRILFELYIPSILPFLAAGTSSAMGLTWKVIIAAEILSQPTFGIGTQMQNARIYLETARILSWTVVIVFISFVFESILATVERKLKTWGE encoded by the coding sequence ATGACTTCTACTATAAAGAATAGCCTGGTCACCCTCGGTTCGATTTTCTTCTTGTTCTTGGTATGGAAGATACTTTCTTTGGTCATCGGGGCAGAGATTATACTCCCTGCCCCGGAAACTACCATGCGCGATCTGGTTAATGCCGTCCGGTCAGCCGCGTTCTGGCAATCGGTAGAAGCCACGGTGTATCGCGGCTTGGCCGGTTTTTTGGTATCTTGTTTAGCGGGTGCCGTAACCGGCTTTCTGGCAGGATTTAATTCGGTTGTGTTCTGGGCTCTTCAGCCCTTCATGACGGTAATCCGTACAACCCCTGTAATGTCTTTCATACTTCTCGCTCTTATCTGGTTTCGCACCGAACTGGTTCCCATATTCGTCTCGTTCCTCATCGCGTTTCCCATTATATTCGATAACGTGGTCCAGGGGATAAAGAATGTCGACAGGCAGTTAGTGGAAATGGCAAGATTGTTTCGAGTCAAGCCCTGGCGTATCCTCTTCGAGCTCTATATCCCTTCCATTCTTCCGTTTTTGGCTGCAGGAACATCTTCGGCCATGGGTCTAACATGGAAAGTCATCATCGCAGCCGAGATATTGAGTCAACCGACCTTTGGGATCGGCACTCAAATGCAAAACGCCAGGATTTACCTAGAAACTGCTCGTATTCTCTCCTGGACCGTGGTTATCGTCTTCATAAGCTTTGTCTTCGAGAGCATCCTCGCTACGGTAGAACGAAAACTTAAAACTTGGGGAGAATAG
- a CDS encoding ABC transporter ATP-binding protein, whose amino-acid sequence MPLSLCHISKEFDGLKVLEDLTLEVKENTLTCILGPSGSGKTTLLNIIAGIIEPDAGEMVGFAGHRISYIFQETRLLKWKTVRGNLDFVLKDHLSPSARQQTISHYLQLVGLEEFQNYYPEKLSGGMKQRVSLARAFAYPAEILLMDEPFVGLDLGLKLSLMHSFLDLWLAERRSTFFVTHDIQEALFLGEEVFVLTHRPGRIKGHLTIDIPHRERSLQRQEMADLQETLYRLLTE is encoded by the coding sequence ATGCCGTTAAGCCTGTGTCACATTTCCAAAGAATTCGATGGGTTAAAGGTCTTGGAGGATCTAACCCTAGAAGTGAAAGAGAATACGCTCACCTGTATCCTCGGACCATCCGGATCAGGTAAAACCACCCTCCTTAACATCATCGCCGGTATCATCGAGCCCGATGCTGGGGAAATGGTAGGTTTTGCCGGTCACAGAATAAGCTATATTTTTCAGGAAACCAGGCTTCTGAAATGGAAGACTGTTCGTGGAAACCTCGATTTTGTGCTTAAGGATCATCTTTCACCTTCCGCTCGCCAGCAAACCATATCCCATTACCTGCAACTGGTAGGTCTCGAGGAATTTCAGAACTATTATCCGGAAAAGCTCAGTGGAGGCATGAAGCAACGGGTGTCCTTGGCCCGGGCGTTTGCATATCCTGCTGAAATTCTACTGATGGACGAACCGTTTGTCGGCCTCGACCTCGGGCTCAAGCTATCCTTGATGCATTCGTTTCTCGACCTCTGGCTGGCCGAACGACGTTCGACCTTCTTTGTCACCCACGACATTCAAGAAGCCTTGTTCCTGGGAGAAGAGGTGTTTGTACTCACCCATCGCCCAGGCAGAATTAAAGGCCATTTGACCATTGATATTCCCCACCGCGAAAGAAGCCTCCAACGCCAAGAAATGGCCGACTTGCAAGAAACCCTATATCGACTTCTGACAGAATAG
- the dpsA gene encoding dipicolinate synthase subunit DpsA encodes MSSALSGIKIAVVGGDDRELVLISELVRLGATISVVGFPRNMVKQGSYVVNTVEEACRGAEVLILPMPGTDGNGVVRAVYSSEQLELTERAIRQLAPNALVIIGVARPFLREWCRKYRLVLMEIAEMDEVAILNSIPTAEGALQIAIAETPITIHGSEVCVLGFGRVGHTLGRMLKNLGAHVTAVSRDPAELARAYEIGCRRAGFEELGSLVQSVDIIFNTVPAMVLDREMLEAANPDVLIIDLAAQPGGTDFEAASLLGIKAVLAPGLPGKVAPVTAGRILAEVIPQIILRELLRTDQNTSCG; translated from the coding sequence GTGAGCTCGGCGCTTTCAGGCATCAAAATAGCAGTAGTCGGCGGAGATGATAGGGAACTGGTCCTGATTTCGGAGTTGGTTCGCCTAGGCGCTACCATCAGTGTTGTCGGTTTTCCCAGGAACATGGTGAAACAAGGGAGCTACGTGGTGAACACGGTGGAGGAGGCCTGTAGAGGCGCAGAGGTTCTCATCCTTCCTATGCCCGGAACCGACGGGAACGGAGTGGTACGGGCGGTTTACAGTTCTGAGCAGTTGGAACTGACTGAGCGGGCTATAAGACAACTGGCCCCCAATGCTCTGGTTATCATAGGTGTGGCGCGGCCTTTCTTACGCGAGTGGTGCAGAAAATACCGTTTGGTTCTTATGGAGATAGCGGAAATGGACGAGGTGGCCATACTCAACTCGATACCGACGGCGGAAGGAGCCTTGCAGATAGCTATAGCCGAAACGCCGATAACTATTCACGGATCCGAGGTTTGCGTGCTGGGATTCGGGCGGGTAGGACACACTTTGGGGAGAATGCTCAAAAACCTTGGAGCACACGTAACTGCGGTTTCAAGAGATCCGGCCGAACTGGCACGGGCATACGAAATAGGATGTCGGCGAGCCGGTTTTGAAGAATTAGGAAGCCTGGTGCAGTCGGTCGACATAATCTTTAACACGGTGCCGGCCATGGTTCTGGACCGCGAGATGTTAGAAGCTGCTAACCCGGATGTTCTCATTATAGACCTAGCCGCCCAACCGGGAGGGACTGACTTCGAAGCGGCCAGCTTGCTGGGTATTAAAGCTGTTTTGGCCCCTGGACTTCCTGGGAAGGTAGCACCGGTGACAGCAGGTAGGATACTGGCCGAGGTTATCCCTCAGATTATTCTCCGGGAATTGCTGAGGACTGACCAAAACACATCATGTGGGTGA
- a CDS encoding dipicolinate synthase subunit B produces the protein MVRLKGVRVGTVLTGSHCTVKEVLVEIENLKREGAIITPILSYSVDQTDNRFYRTADLKARLQKLTGGPIINTIVGAEPIGPQKLLDLVIVAPCTGNTIAKLANGITDTPALMAVKAHLRNQRPVVIGVSTNDGLGLNAKNVGILMATKNIYFIPFRQDNPIEKPNSIVADMKLMVETAIAALQGKQLQPVLLGSA, from the coding sequence ATGGTGCGGCTAAAGGGCGTTCGAGTCGGTACAGTGCTGACCGGTTCCCACTGTACTGTGAAGGAGGTCCTGGTAGAAATAGAGAACCTGAAACGGGAGGGAGCAATCATAACCCCAATCCTATCGTACAGCGTTGACCAGACAGACAACAGGTTCTACCGGACTGCGGATTTAAAGGCGCGTCTACAAAAATTAACGGGTGGCCCTATTATCAATACCATAGTTGGAGCCGAGCCTATCGGGCCTCAGAAGTTGCTCGATCTGGTTATTGTGGCTCCTTGCACCGGCAACACCATAGCCAAACTGGCCAACGGAATCACGGATACCCCGGCTTTGATGGCTGTCAAAGCCCATCTCAGAAACCAGAGACCGGTAGTAATCGGAGTATCCACCAACGATGGGTTGGGACTAAACGCCAAGAACGTGGGAATCCTTATGGCTACCAAGAATATATACTTCATCCCATTCCGCCAGGACAATCCAATCGAAAAGCCCAACTCTATAGTGGCGGACATGAAATTGATGGTGGAAACTGCAATTGCCGCTTTGCAAGGCAAGCAACTACAGCCTGTTCTCTTAGGGTCGGCTTAA
- a CDS encoding DHA2 family efflux MFS transporter permease subunit, whose translation MRTLQVQVKEVERVNWSAIIVVVFGTFMALLNSSSVNVAIPKLMTVFGASQDSIQWVLTGYMLSLAVVMPAAGYLADRYGYKRVFIIALSLFTVGSALSGLAWNVSSLVAARVIQAIGGGVMQPLSMALIYRNTPRNKIGTVLGIWGIAAMAAPAVGPTLGGYLVDYVGWRTIFYANIPVAILDLFLAFTYLEETPSVVGKEFDKYGLLSSSVGFFCLLLALSKGASKGWTSPFILSLLLISAVALTFFVIVELSHPEPIMELRLFKNFVFTLSLVITSVISIGMFGAIFLMPIYLQNVMGVSAMKSGLITMPSAIATAVAMPVAGRIFDKYGAKIVALPGLAVITVTTYMMHRFSLVTPFSWIIWLLVVRAIGMGLSLMPVTTAGTNTVPLTLIGRASSLNNVIRQVMSSFGIAMFTTIMNTRQAVHFTNLAQGVSLSGSQAAGFQAWMAHISQSTGWTLGVAKVLGLAVVTKHVALLAMAESIADCYEVAAGMCFVALVLCFFLRDQRPVSPRLSS comes from the coding sequence ATGAGGACATTGCAGGTTCAAGTCAAAGAGGTTGAAAGGGTAAACTGGTCGGCGATAATAGTGGTTGTTTTCGGTACTTTCATGGCTCTGCTTAACAGCAGCAGCGTGAACGTTGCTATACCAAAACTCATGACGGTTTTTGGGGCTTCGCAAGACAGTATCCAATGGGTTTTGACCGGCTACATGCTGAGCCTGGCCGTGGTCATGCCAGCCGCCGGATATCTGGCGGACAGATATGGATACAAAAGGGTTTTCATAATCGCGTTGAGCCTCTTTACTGTCGGATCCGCGCTTAGTGGGCTGGCTTGGAATGTATCCAGCTTGGTGGCAGCCCGGGTCATACAGGCCATAGGTGGCGGGGTCATGCAACCTCTTTCCATGGCTCTGATCTACCGCAACACGCCGAGAAACAAAATAGGGACCGTCTTAGGGATATGGGGGATAGCAGCCATGGCAGCTCCGGCCGTAGGCCCTACTTTAGGGGGTTACCTGGTTGACTATGTGGGGTGGCGGACCATATTCTACGCAAATATCCCGGTAGCCATCCTTGACCTGTTTCTGGCTTTCACCTACCTAGAGGAGACCCCTTCGGTAGTAGGCAAAGAATTCGACAAGTACGGGTTGCTGTCTTCGAGCGTGGGCTTCTTCTGTCTGCTTCTAGCGTTGAGCAAGGGTGCTAGTAAAGGCTGGACATCGCCGTTTATCCTGAGCCTGCTTTTGATCAGTGCGGTTGCCCTGACCTTCTTTGTAATAGTTGAGCTGAGCCATCCCGAGCCTATAATGGAGCTCAGGTTGTTCAAGAACTTCGTATTCACGCTCTCACTTGTTATAACCTCGGTTATTTCCATCGGCATGTTCGGGGCTATCTTCTTAATGCCTATTTATCTTCAAAACGTCATGGGCGTGTCAGCCATGAAATCAGGGCTCATTACCATGCCGTCCGCTATCGCCACCGCAGTCGCCATGCCGGTAGCCGGCCGTATATTCGATAAATACGGGGCAAAAATAGTAGCTCTTCCCGGCCTGGCCGTAATTACGGTTACGACATACATGATGCACAGATTCAGTTTAGTTACGCCGTTTTCCTGGATAATCTGGTTGTTGGTAGTAAGAGCGATTGGCATGGGCCTTTCATTGATGCCGGTAACCACGGCGGGAACCAACACCGTCCCTTTGACTCTGATTGGCAGGGCTTCTTCCTTGAATAACGTAATCAGGCAGGTCATGTCTTCCTTCGGCATTGCTATGTTCACCACTATAATGAACACGAGGCAAGCGGTTCACTTCACCAATCTCGCCCAAGGGGTGAGCCTCTCGGGGAGTCAAGCCGCAGGTTTTCAAGCCTGGATGGCCCATATTTCTCAAAGCACGGGGTGGACTCTCGGTGTGGCAAAAGTCTTGGGCCTGGCGGTAGTGACTAAACATGTCGCGCTCTTGGCGATGGCCGAAAGTATTGCTGATTGCTATGAAGTGGCTGCGGGCATGTGCTTCGTTGCCCTGGTTTTATGCTTTTTCTTGAGAGATCAGAGACCAGTATCTCCCAGGTTAAGCTCATAA
- a CDS encoding 4Fe-4S double cluster binding domain-containing protein, with protein sequence MSGNLDRMVIDRAAKWGASLVGFADVEHNEVEMVVELKNQGWKRAVVMAQQLSRGIVDTITDRPTALYAGHYALVNQKLDILALEVASFLQDLGWRALPVPASAVVSEETLSSYLSHRAAAAAAGLGWIGKNQLLITAEYGPRVRLVTVLTDAPLKAGSPIKERCGKCTRCIDACPVKAIKDTDLALRDREAHLNVHECNQHLWDWQGELGYRVCGVCMRVCPHGQ encoded by the coding sequence GTGTCAGGGAATTTAGATCGTATGGTAATAGACAGGGCGGCGAAGTGGGGTGCGAGTCTGGTCGGTTTCGCCGATGTCGAGCACAACGAGGTAGAGATGGTAGTGGAATTGAAGAACCAAGGTTGGAAGCGAGCTGTGGTTATGGCTCAGCAACTTTCTAGGGGAATCGTAGACACTATAACCGACCGTCCGACGGCCTTATATGCCGGGCATTACGCCCTGGTCAACCAGAAACTGGATATCCTTGCTCTGGAAGTAGCGTCTTTCTTACAAGACCTGGGGTGGCGGGCATTGCCTGTACCCGCTTCGGCAGTAGTGAGTGAGGAAACCTTGTCTTCTTATCTGTCTCACAGGGCAGCGGCGGCTGCCGCCGGTTTGGGCTGGATCGGCAAGAACCAGTTGTTGATCACAGCTGAGTACGGACCCAGAGTAAGGTTAGTGACGGTTTTGACCGATGCGCCTCTTAAGGCTGGCAGCCCAATCAAAGAACGCTGCGGCAAGTGTACCAGGTGCATCGATGCTTGTCCGGTGAAGGCCATCAAGGACACAGACCTCGCGCTGAGAGACCGTGAGGCCCACCTCAACGTGCATGAGTGCAACCAGCACCTGTGGGATTGGCAGGGAGAACTGGGTTATCGAGTCTGCGGGGTGTGTATGCGGGTGTGTCCTCACGGCCAGTAA